One segment of Pseudophryne corroboree isolate aPseCor3 chromosome 10, aPseCor3.hap2, whole genome shotgun sequence DNA contains the following:
- the LOC134965249 gene encoding paraneoplastic antigen Ma1 homolog, producing MERISGEELYTWCMQRGTSLKKCMGVGGNFSDIHDDVVLETLDKLYGVSKPRIIDKWREELGRVVTILIETEKELDARLIPTMIVAWGESGRLWRIIWPKSSEEEAVSAHISASAENPERVNESGNTQGNGAKVNGGLFETMVDRVVTQLERWHYEGSYRRLRIFSGIVPVPLGEEIYEAWKEAAVQQAEEWQCPNQIKRQRVVESLRGPTMGIIQAAKRSNPQATLETYFKALDYAYGTLEDVGDLTSRFHHTFQEPGEKLIVYLIRIDKLLYKIVDKGGITREEVDGSRMKQLLRGALTTDFVAQMLRCSGIRETPPTFNDLLKEVKQEEALIEMREKL from the coding sequence ATGGAGAGGATCTCAGGAGAGGAATTATACACCTGGTGTATGCAGAGAGGAACAAGTTTAAAGAAGTGTATGGGAGTAGGGGGAAATTTTTCTGATATTCATGATGATGTAGTATTAGAGACTTTAGACAAATTGTATGGTGTAAGCAAACCCCGGATCATAGACAAATGGAGAGAGGAATTAGGGAGAGTTGTGACCATTTTGATAGAGACAGAAAAAGAGTTAGATGCTAGATTAATACCTACTATGATAGTAGCTTGGGGAGAGAGTGGAAGACTGTGGCGCATTATATGGCCTAAAAGTAGTGAGGAAGAAGCAGTTAGTGCTCATATTTCAGCCTCTGCTGAAAATCCAGAGAGGGTTAATGAGAGTGGTAATACCCAGGGGAATGGTGCCAAGGTAAATGGAGGGCTGTTTGAAACCATGGTAGATAGAGTGGTGACACAGTTGGAACGATGGCATTATGAGGGAAGTTACAGGAGATTAAGAATATTTTCAGGAATAGTGCCTGTGCCACTTGGGGAAGAAATATACGAAGCATGGAAAGAAGCTGCTGTTCAGCAAGCTGAAGAGTGGCAATGTCCCAACCAAATAAAAAGGCAGAGGGTAGTAGAGAGCTTGAGGGGACCAACCATGGGTATTATTCAGGCAGCCAAAAGAAGCAACCCGCAAGCCACACTTGAAACATATTTCAAAGCTTTGGATTATGCATATGGTACTTTAGAGGATGTGGGAGATTTGACATCGAGATTCCATCATACATTCCAAGAACCTGGGGAGAAACTTATTGTTTATTTGATTAGAATTGATAAACTCCTGTATAAAATAGTGGATAAAGGAGGTATtactagagaggaggtggatggaAGTAGGATGAAGCAGCTCCTTAGGGGAGCATTGACCACTGATTTTGTGGCTCAAATGTTAAGGTGTTCAGGGATAAGAGAGACCCCTCCCACTTTTAATGATTTGTTAAAGGAAGTGAAGCAGGAGGAGGCATTAATTGAGATGAGagaaaaactataa